One genomic window of Solanum dulcamara chromosome 12, daSolDulc1.2, whole genome shotgun sequence includes the following:
- the LOC129877693 gene encoding (+)-neomenthol dehydrogenase-like has product MAEELAIRKNIIGVVTGGNKGIGYEICKQLMEKGVMVVLTARNEKRGKEAVQKLQQESSSLVVFHQVDVMDLQSVSSLVNFIRSNYGKLDILVNNAGVNGLMVEGDVSVLPEAIERESLRGFSDTTEEDELPPIKSNGKLIENFEWAEECMSTNYYGAKTMIDAFIPLLLLSPLPRIVNVSSLLGKIKLISNEWAIKALSDENSLTTEKVDEIVNEFRMCFKEGLLEEKGWPTDLAAYIVSKVAMNAYTRIVAQKYSSICVNCICPGFTKTDITCNTGPMTPEEAAKGPVGLALLPEGGPSGQFFYRKNIPITF; this is encoded by the exons atggcaGAAGAGTTGGCCATAAGAAA GAATATAATTGGAGTAGTTACAGGGGGAAATAAAGGAATAGGATATGAGATCTGTAAACAGTTAATGGAAAAAGGAGTAATGGTTGTATTAACAGCTAGAAAtgaaaaaagaggaaaagaagcTGTTCAAAAGCTGCAACAAGAATCTTCTTCTCTTGTTGTGTTTCATCAAGTTGATGTTATGGATCTACAAAGTGTTTCTTCTTTAGTCAACTTCATCAGATCTAATTATGGAAAGCTTGATATTCTG GTAAATAATGCAGGAGTTAATGGATTAATGGTAGAGGGAGATGTTTCAGTCCTTCCAGAGGCGATAGAACGAGAATCCCTTAGAGGTTTCAGTGACACAACTGAG GAGGATGAACTTCCACCAATAAAGTCAAATGGAAAATTGATAGAGAATTTTGAATGGGCAGAAGAATGTATGAGCACCAACTATTATGGAGCAAAAACAATGATTGATGCCTTTATTCCACTACTCCTCTTGTCTCCTTTACCAAGGATTGTTAATGTTTCTTCTTTGCTTGGAAAGATAAAG CTGATATCAAATGAATGGGCCATAAAGGCTTTAAGTGATGAGAATAGTCTTACAACAGAAAAAGTGGATGAAATAGTGAATGAGTTTCGTATGTGCTTCAAGGAGGGTCTATTAGAAGAAAAAGGTTGGCCTACTGATCTTGCAGCTTATATAGTGTCAAAAGTGGCTATGAATGCATACACAAGAATTGTGGCCCAAAAGTATTCTTCTATATGTGTCAACTGCATTTGTCCTGGCTTTACTAAGACAGATATTACTTGTAATACTGGGCCTATGACTCCAGAAGAAGCTGCTAAAGGCCCAGTTGGTTTGGCCCTTTTGCCTGAAGGTGGGCCTTCTGGACAGTTCTTTTACCGGAAGAACATTCCCATAACcttctga